One window from the genome of Bacillus rossius redtenbacheri isolate Brsri chromosome 12, Brsri_v3, whole genome shotgun sequence encodes:
- the LOC134537472 gene encoding deubiquitinase OTUD6B encodes MEDLQLRHRNEKKDLQNKIQALKKTVTKGDKKKKKEVSEEITRLETEIQSRHCQELSELNISSHEAAGDPVELEPAVAEDDCAEEPAGNPQRVSKARKRRDRKAVKEREREQLIMAQEEENKTGARNTEMQTIKRLLRARGLAVHEIPSDGNCLYAAVDFQRKLAGLPHLGPERLRQAASQYLRGHRDDFLPFLSHPDSGEPLTEQQFDEYCARTADTPAWGGQVELRALSHALRCQIEVVQASGPPIVLGEEYGGGGPRLVVAYHRHMYGLGEHYNSVRPLAPGEDGDPDDPPQEVVGP; translated from the exons ATGGAGGATCTTCAACTTCGTCACCGGAACGAGAAGAAAGATCTTCAAA ATAAAATTCAAGCGCTCAAAAAGACTGTTACGAAAGGGGACAAGAAAAAGAAGAAGGAAGTGTCTGAAGAAATAACTAGACTCGAAACTGAGATTCAAAGTCGGCACTGCCAAGAGTTATCGGAGCTTAACATTTCTAGTCATGAG GCGGCGGGAGATCCCGTCGAGCTGGAGCCGGCGGTCGCGGAGGACGACTGCGCGGAGGAGCCGGCCGGCAACCCGCAGAGGGTCAGCAAGGCGCGCAAGAGGCGGGACAGGAAGGCCGTGAAGGAGAGAGAGCGGGAACAGCTGATCATGGCCCAGGAGGAGGAGAACAAGACCGGCGCGAGGAACACGGAGATGCAGACGATCAAACGGTTGCTGAGGGCGCGGGGACTGGCGGTACACGAGATACCTTCCGACGGCAACTG CCTGTACGCGGCGGTGGACTTCCAGAGGAAGTTGGCAGGACTGCCCCACCTGGGGCCGGAGCGGCTGCGGCAGGCGGCGAGCCAGTACCTGCGCGGCCACCGCGACGACTTCCTGCCGTTCCTGAGCCACCCCGACTCGGGGGAGCCCCTCACGGAGCAGCAGTTCGATGAGTACTGCGCCCGGACCGCCGACACGCCCGCGTGGGGCGGCCAGGTGGAG CTGAGGGCGCTGTCGCACGCGCTGCGCTGCCAGATCGAGGTGGTGCAGGCGAGCGGGCCGCCCATCGTGCTGGGGGAGGAGTACGGGGGGGGCGGCCCGCGCCTGGTGGTGGCCTACCACCGCCACATGTACGGCCTGGGCGAGCACTACAACTCCGTGAGGCCCCTCGCGCCGGGCGAAGACGGTGACCCAGACGACCCTCCGCAAGAGGTCGTCGGACCCTGA
- the LOC134537471 gene encoding glycoprotein endo-alpha-1,2-mannosidase-like protein, translating to MPALRRCYAPCRRRATLPVLAAAGAVSALALLVYTWAGCPDCAPSVARPEPRVLTSPGSRPPPRPPTERATDAPLAVNHNVHVFYYAWYGSVAVDGEWRHWDHPYLPNWRREDKRMYPTSAHEPPGDISSNYYPALGCYSSRDPAIIRAHMQQLKDSGVGTLVVSWYPPGMADPEGSPPDAVLPELLDAAHAHGLKVAVHVEPYRGRSPASLAEQVRYLVLQYGTHPALLRMARGPRSLPVLYVYDSYLLPAAAWRELLSPRGNLSLRGTPFDAVFLALLVDVRHKYEVKQAHFDGFYTYFASDGFTYGSTWKNWRGLGKFARQHDLLFVPSVGPGYVDTQVRPWNAGSTRHRQRGRYYGAAWRSALAARARIISITSFNEWHEGTQIEPAVPRPNYLDYEPEGALFYLNLTRSWVREFSRK from the exons ATGCCCGCGCTGCGGCGGTGCTACGCCCCCTGCCGGCGCCGCGCGACGCTGCCCGTGCTGGCGGCAGCGGGCGCCGTGTCCGCGCTCGCCCTGCTGGTGTACACGTGGGCCGGCTGCCCCGACTGCGCTCCCAGCGTCGCCCGGCCCGAACCGCGGGTCCTCACATCCCCCGGGTCCCGCCCCCCTCCGAG GCCCCCGACGGAGAGAGCTACAGATGCACCCCTGGCAGTGAACCACAATGTGCACGTGTTCTACTACGCGTGGTACGGCAGCGTGGCGGTGGACGGGGAGTGGCGGCACTGGGACCACCCGTACCTGCCGAACTGGCGGCGTGAGGACAAGCGCATGTACCCCACGAGTGCACATGAGCCCCCGGGCGACATCAGCTCCAACTACTACCCGGCACTGGGCTGCTACAGCTCCCGTGACCCCGCCATCATACGTGCCCACATGCAGCAGCTCAAAGATTCTGGCGTGG GCACGCTGGTGGTGTCGTGGTACCCGCCCGGCATGGCCGACCCGGAGGGCAGCCCCCCTGACGCAGTGCTCCCCGAGCTGCTGGACGCCGCGCACGCCCACGGCCTAAAGGTGGCCGTGCACGTGGAGCCGTACCGCGGCCGCAGCCCCGCGAGCCTCGCCGAGCAGGTGCGCTACCTGGTGCTGCAGTACGGCACGCACCCCGCGCTGCTGCGCATGGCCCGCGGCCCGCGCAGCCTGCCGGTGCTGTACGTGTACGACTCGTACCTGTTGCCGGCGGCCGCGTGGCGCGAGCTGCTCTCCCCCCGGGGAAACCTCAGCCTGCGCGGCACGCCCTTCGACGCCGTGTTCCTGGCGCTGCTCGTGGACGTGCGGCACAAGTACGAAGTCAAGCAGGCGCACTTTGACG GCTTCTACACGTACTTCGCGAGCGACGGGTTCACGTACGGCTCGACGTGGAAGAACTGGCGCGGGCTGGGCAAGTTCGCGCGGCAGCACGACCTGCTGTTCGTGCCGTCGGTGGGGCCCGGCTACGTGGACACCCAGGTGCGGCCGTGGAACGCCGGAAGCACGCGCCACCGCCAGCGCGGCCGCTACTACGGGGCGGCCTGGCGCAGCGCCCTGGCCGCGCGTGCCCGCATCATCAGCATCACCTCCTTCAACGAGTGGCACGAGGGGACGCAGATCGAGCCCGCCGTGCCGCGACCGAACTACCTCGACTACGAGCCGGAGGGAGCCCTCTTCTACCTCAACCTCACGCGGTCGTGGGTGCGAGAGTTCAGCCGCAAGTGA